From the genome of Candidatus Neomarinimicrobiota bacterium, one region includes:
- a CDS encoding secretin and TonB N-terminal domain-containing protein, with amino-acid sequence MKDNRKNKIMYLPIMIIILCFTFQIEVNATLMLQSKRSSKVNIELKNADIQDVIRLLAKKHGLNIVTSPDVTGEITVSLKNVDIKKALDSIVKMNGYEWFQEGNIIMVKPADKEIRGDKITKVYKLNYIDAERVKESLAGVVSSKSEITTFGMVVKGVGSQNTGASNYIIVTDIPQNIPNVTAIIEILDVPLPQITIEVQFIETNLSENDDIGINWNPKVTIGGGPSSSLTAGAATGGLGGQQAGFPLFGTWRGLNTATLSLQEFRIILELLRTRGNSKLLNNPTLSTLDNQEAMTEVKTTIPIAVPQAQGTGGVTGGLSLTQPLTFEDRDISISLRVIPHVTEKNYVLLSISTSVAAITGFTGPNNDRPITSERTAETKIMVKEGHTAAIGGLIKEDEFINYKKVPFLSSLPIIGKLFIHKSVEKNRNELLIFITPRIEYFPELTSK; translated from the coding sequence ATGAAAGATAACAGAAAAAATAAAATAATGTATCTTCCGATAATGATAATCATTCTATGTTTTACCTTTCAAATTGAAGTAAACGCAACTCTTATGCTTCAATCGAAAAGAAGTTCGAAAGTCAACATAGAGTTAAAAAACGCTGATATTCAGGATGTAATCAGATTGCTTGCTAAAAAACACGGATTAAATATAGTCACCAGTCCGGATGTAACAGGCGAGATTACCGTGTCGCTGAAAAATGTTGATATTAAAAAAGCGCTCGATTCGATAGTTAAAATGAACGGGTATGAATGGTTTCAGGAAGGCAACATTATTATGGTGAAGCCCGCGGATAAAGAGATAAGGGGAGATAAGATTACCAAGGTCTATAAGTTGAACTATATCGACGCTGAAAGGGTGAAAGAATCGCTGGCAGGCGTGGTTTCATCTAAATCAGAGATTACGACTTTCGGTATGGTGGTTAAGGGGGTTGGTTCTCAGAATACAGGAGCCTCCAACTATATCATAGTTACCGATATTCCCCAGAACATACCGAACGTTACGGCTATCATAGAGATTCTGGATGTTCCCCTTCCGCAAATAACTATCGAAGTCCAGTTTATCGAAACCAACCTGTCGGAAAACGATGACATCGGCATCAATTGGAACCCGAAAGTCACCATAGGTGGAGGTCCTTCCTCAAGTTTGACAGCAGGAGCCGCAACGGGTGGTCTGGGAGGCCAACAAGCGGGATTTCCGCTATTTGGAACATGGAGAGGATTGAACACGGCAACTCTCTCACTCCAGGAATTCAGAATCATATTGGAGTTATTGAGGACAAGAGGTAACTCGAAGCTCTTGAACAATCCAACCCTTTCGACGCTTGATAACCAGGAAGCCATGACAGAAGTGAAGACCACGATTCCGATAGCAGTGCCTCAAGCTCAGGGAACGGGCGGGGTCACCGGAGGCTTATCACTGACCCAACCCTTAACATTTGAAGACAGGGATATAAGTATATCTCTCAGAGTTATACCTCATGTTACCGAGAAAAATTATGTTCTCCTCTCTATCAGCACCTCGGTAGCAGCCATCACCGGGTTTACCGGACCGAACAACGACCGGCCAATTACGTCTGAAAGGACAGCCGAAACCAAGATCATGGTAAAAGAGGGGCATACCGCCGCAATTGGAGGATTAATAAAAGAGGATGAATTTATTAATTACAAAAAGGTTCCTTTCCTCAGTTCGCTTCCCATAATAGGTAAATTATTCATCCATAAATCGGTTGAAAAAAATAGAAACGAGCTTTTGATATTTATCACTCCGCGAATTGAATATTTTCCGGAATTGACGTCAAAATGA
- a CDS encoding type IV pilus twitching motility protein PilT produces MEIFEILKFAVDSGASDIHLTVGAPPMLRLDGKIKKIDSPPLEKEEVDRLIYDVMTEEQRRELEEHLEVDFSRDLSGIGRFRVNVFFVRLGKAAVLRIIKSDILSFEQLGLPDVIREMSSLDKGLVLVTGPTGSGKSTTLATMIDYINTNFEYHLITIEDPIEFIHHSKKSLINQRELHTNTKSFTAALRSSLREDPDVILVGELRDLETTSLAITAAETGHLVLGTLHTNSASKTVNRIIDQYPAEEQGQIRTMLAESLRGVIAQVLLPKKGGGRVAAFEILICTPAASNMIREDKIFQLDSIIQTSIKLGMITMDQSLAALLKEGLIEEKDAYHHARDAKTVAKLAGLATVE; encoded by the coding sequence ATGGAGATATTCGAAATATTAAAATTCGCAGTCGATTCGGGAGCGTCAGATATTCATCTGACTGTCGGCGCTCCTCCGATGCTGAGGCTTGACGGAAAAATTAAGAAGATAGACTCTCCCCCTCTCGAAAAAGAAGAAGTCGACCGGCTTATCTATGACGTGATGACCGAAGAGCAGAGGCGTGAGTTGGAAGAACACTTGGAAGTGGATTTTTCAAGGGATTTGAGCGGTATCGGAAGATTCCGGGTGAACGTATTCTTCGTACGTTTAGGAAAAGCAGCGGTCTTGAGGATAATCAAATCGGATATTTTAAGTTTCGAGCAGCTTGGACTGCCGGATGTGATCAGGGAAATGTCATCGCTCGATAAAGGCCTGGTGCTTGTAACCGGTCCGACAGGTTCGGGCAAATCCACAACTCTGGCAACTATGATAGATTATATCAACACCAATTTCGAGTATCACCTGATTACTATCGAGGACCCGATAGAGTTCATTCATCATTCTAAAAAATCGCTGATAAATCAACGGGAGTTGCATACAAATACCAAGTCATTCACGGCAGCGCTGAGATCCTCGCTGAGGGAGGATCCCGATGTCATTTTAGTTGGAGAGCTCAGGGATTTGGAGACGACCTCGCTCGCGATTACCGCTGCGGAGACCGGGCACCTTGTACTCGGAACCCTGCATACGAACTCCGCCTCTAAAACCGTGAACAGGATCATTGACCAATATCCGGCTGAGGAACAAGGGCAGATAAGAACGATGCTTGCCGAGTCTCTGCGTGGTGTCATCGCTCAAGTACTTTTACCTAAAAAGGGTGGTGGCAGAGTTGCGGCATTCGAAATATTGATTTGCACTCCCGCTGCATCCAACATGATACGCGAAGATAAAATATTTCAATTGGACTCGATCATCCAGACCAGCATTAAGCTAGGAATGATCACTATGGATCAATCGCTGGCTGCGTTGTTGAAAGAGGGATTGATTGAGGAAAAAGACGCTTATCATCATGCCCGCGACGCTAAAACCGTCGCCAAACTTGCGGGTCTTGCAACCGTTGAATAA